The following proteins are encoded in a genomic region of Glycine max cultivar Williams 82 chromosome 18, Glycine_max_v4.0, whole genome shotgun sequence:
- the LOC100805934 gene encoding uncharacterized protein codes for MSFGEALQQMPLYTKFMKDILTKKGKYIDNESIIVGGNCIAVIQRNRPKKFKDPGSVTIPCTIGNESVGKALIDLGVSINLMPLSMCRRIGNLKIDPTKMMLQLADRSITRPYGVVEDVLVKVRHFTFPVDFVIMDIEEDKEIPLILSRPFMLIANCVVDMGNGNLEMSVDDQKVTFNLFEAMKYPKEYKRCFKVEKVDKEDIDALQTTQTSLEKALINVVDCLTSVEEKDLRSYLKDLDHEEDILVVGTSFEELKNGSPSKKTKMELKILPNHLKYVFLVENETKPVAINSKLTVEEENMLVEVLKRHREAIGWHISDLK; via the coding sequence ATGTCATTTGGGGAAGCTTTGCAGCAGATGCCGCTCTACACCAAATTCATGAAGGACATTCTCACCAAAAAGGGGAAGTACATTGATAATGAGAGCATTATAGTGGGAGGCAACTGCATTGCGGTGATACAAAGGAACCGACCCAAGAAATTTAAAGACCCTGGGAGTGTGACAATCCCTTGCACCATAGGGAATGAATCAGTAGGGAAGGCTCTCATTGACTTAGGGGTAAGTATCAACTTGATGCCCCTATCAATGTGTAGAAGAATTGGAAACCTGAAGATAGATCCTACCAAGATGATGCTCCAGCTCGCAGATCGATCAATCACCAGACCATACGGGGTAGTGGAAGATGTCCTCGTCAAAGTCCGCCACTTTACTTTTCCGGTAGATTTTGTCATCATGGACATAGAAGAAGATAAAGAGATTCCTCTTATCTTAAGCAGACCCTTTATGCTAATTGCCAACTGCGTGGTAGATATGGGGAATGGTAATCTGGAAATGAGTGTCGATGACCAAAAGGTAACCTTCAACCTTTTCGAAGCAATGAAATACCCAAAGGAATATAAAAGGTGCTTCAAGGTGGAGAAGGTCGATAAAGAAGACATTGATGCTCTTCAAACCACACAAACTTCACTGGAGAAAGCTTTGATCAATGTTGTAGATTGTCTAACTAGTGTAGAGGAGAAGGATCTAAGGTCTTACTTAAAAGACTTAGATCATGAAGAAGATATTCTTGTAGTGgggactagttttgaagaattgaaaaatGGGAGTCCATCCAAGAAGACCAAGATGGAGCTAAAAATCTTACCCAACCACCTAAAGTATGTGTTCTTGGTGGAGAACGAGACCAAGCCTGTGGCGATCAACAGTAAGCTAACAGTAGAGGAAGAAAACATGTTGGTAGAGGTCCTTAAGAGACATAGAGAGGCAATAGGGTGGCACATATCAGATCTAAAATGA